In Pseudomonas saudiphocaensis, one DNA window encodes the following:
- a CDS encoding cyclic nucleotide-binding domain-containing protein, producing MYLLGEQPAYADRLINRLQEIPAQLLDGLAPSGATIEIGSSEDLNEELHTQQLFIIESGLLHALVDERPLFYLQEGDLLGLRQGHELPHCRYRSDESIRLIPYSRAAAFQHIHAAPQRQELFTQYLIGQTALLTDALARLKQPEIQPTTGFQHFAAGEELIRQGDDAEDVFIIIEGHAVAIVDGQKVGDVQREEIFGAMAVFTHEKRSATVLATTPCTVMVIPKEQFLSLMQSNPKIAHSLIESMARRIDLLNREVTQLRLPITA from the coding sequence ATGTATCTACTCGGAGAACAGCCAGCCTACGCCGACCGTCTGATCAACCGCCTGCAAGAGATTCCCGCACAGCTGCTGGATGGCCTGGCACCTTCAGGCGCAACTATCGAGATCGGCAGCTCCGAAGATCTCAACGAGGAACTGCACACGCAGCAGCTGTTCATCATCGAAAGCGGGCTGCTGCATGCTCTGGTTGACGAAAGACCGCTGTTCTACCTGCAGGAAGGCGATCTTCTGGGCCTGCGCCAAGGCCACGAACTTCCCCATTGCCGTTACCGCAGCGATGAGTCGATTAGGCTGATCCCCTATTCACGCGCCGCCGCATTCCAGCATATCCATGCCGCCCCGCAGCGCCAGGAGCTTTTCACTCAGTATCTGATCGGCCAGACGGCGCTGCTGACCGATGCTCTGGCACGCCTAAAGCAGCCCGAGATCCAGCCCACCACAGGCTTCCAGCATTTCGCCGCCGGCGAGGAGTTGATCCGCCAGGGAGACGACGCAGAGGACGTTTTCATCATCATCGAGGGGCATGCCGTCGCCATTGTCGACGGGCAGAAGGTTGGTGACGTACAGCGTGAAGAAATCTTCGGCGCGATGGCCGTGTTCACCCATGAAAAGCGCAGCGCCACTGTCTTGGCCACCACCCCATGCACCGTCATGGTGATCCCCAAGGAGCAGTTTCTCAGCCTGATGCAGAGCAACCCCAAGATCGCCCACAGCCTGATTGAAAGCATGGCCCGGCGTATCGACTTGCTGAATAGGGAAGTTACCCAGTTGCGCCTGCCCATCACCGCCTGA
- a CDS encoding TfoX/Sxy family protein has product MHDELLTLKNLGKTSAQWLHASGIHTLDDLRRLGAVEAYLAVRTRGFSASRVLLYAIEGALRDLDWKALPASVKDELNQRLNSSHHTN; this is encoded by the coding sequence ATGCACGACGAATTGCTGACTTTGAAAAACCTCGGCAAGACTTCCGCACAATGGCTGCATGCATCGGGCATCCATACTCTGGATGATCTTCGCCGGCTGGGCGCGGTAGAGGCTTATCTGGCGGTCAGAACACGTGGTTTCAGCGCCTCGCGGGTGTTGCTCTACGCAATCGAGGGCGCCCTGCGCGATCTCGACTGGAAAGCTCTTCCGGCCTCGGTCAAGGATGAATTGAACCAGCGTCTGAACTCTTCTCACCACACCAACTAG
- a CDS encoding AAA family ATPase, which yields MSQALIAALQNPALYSHPVDGFRVIETHISWVILTGAYAYKMKKPVDFGFLNFTELASRKHFCEQELLLNQRMAPELYLQVLPITGTLDAPIIGGEGEPIEYLVQMREFPQTQLMAEVQARGELTDAHIDALAEKIAQFHQSIPPVEANHPLNSAEAIVAPMRQNFEQIRPLLTEAADLQQLDALIDWTETSIERLYPLLEQRSQQGYIRECHGDLHLGNAAIINNKVVLFDCIEFNDPFRFIDIASDAAFLAMDLEDRGLKCQARRFLNGWLERTGDYAALELINLYKAYRALVRAKVSLFRLYQEQDAVERKVVVRQYRSYANLAESYSAIPSRFLAITHGVSASGKSHVALRLVEALGMLRLRSDVERKRLHGEQQEQSTGLGAGIYSAEAGEATYQRLHTLAEAALNAGFSVVIDATYLKQEQRQAAWQVAEATGVPFLIIDCEAADAVIEQWLAQRQAEGSDPSDATMEVVKAQQASREPLSESERLLSRRLDTADASSLDSLLAAIRQRLPGL from the coding sequence GTGAGCCAAGCACTGATCGCCGCCCTGCAGAATCCGGCCCTCTATTCACATCCGGTCGACGGCTTCCGGGTCATCGAAACCCATATTTCATGGGTCATTCTTACAGGCGCCTATGCCTATAAGATGAAAAAGCCCGTGGATTTCGGCTTTCTTAACTTTACCGAACTGGCTTCGCGCAAACATTTCTGCGAGCAGGAACTGCTCTTGAACCAGCGCATGGCGCCCGAGCTCTATCTGCAGGTACTGCCGATAACCGGCACCCTTGATGCCCCAATCATCGGCGGCGAAGGCGAGCCCATCGAATATTTGGTGCAGATGCGCGAATTTCCGCAAACCCAACTCATGGCCGAAGTTCAGGCGCGGGGCGAGTTGACCGACGCCCACATCGATGCCCTCGCCGAAAAAATCGCCCAGTTCCATCAAAGCATCCCGCCAGTAGAGGCAAACCATCCGCTGAACAGTGCCGAAGCGATCGTCGCGCCAATGCGGCAGAACTTCGAGCAGATCCGCCCGCTCCTGACCGAGGCGGCCGATCTCCAGCAGCTAGACGCACTGATCGACTGGACCGAAACCAGTATCGAGCGCCTGTACCCCTTGTTGGAGCAGCGCAGCCAGCAGGGCTACATCCGCGAATGCCACGGTGATTTGCACCTCGGTAACGCCGCCATCATCAACAACAAGGTGGTTCTGTTCGACTGTATCGAATTCAACGACCCCTTCCGCTTTATCGACATCGCATCCGACGCAGCCTTTCTGGCCATGGACCTTGAAGACCGCGGCCTGAAATGCCAGGCGCGCCGTTTCCTCAATGGCTGGCTGGAGCGCACCGGCGACTACGCCGCGCTGGAGCTGATCAACCTGTACAAGGCTTACCGCGCGCTGGTCCGGGCCAAGGTCAGCCTGTTCCGGCTTTATCAGGAGCAGGATGCCGTCGAGCGCAAGGTGGTCGTCCGCCAATACCGCAGCTATGCCAACCTGGCTGAAAGCTACAGCGCCATACCCTCGCGTTTCCTGGCCATCACTCATGGTGTTTCGGCATCCGGCAAAAGCCATGTTGCCCTGCGACTGGTCGAGGCGCTGGGCATGCTCAGGCTGCGCTCGGATGTGGAGCGCAAGCGTCTGCATGGTGAACAGCAGGAGCAGTCTACCGGCCTGGGCGCCGGCATCTACAGCGCGGAAGCTGGTGAAGCTACCTATCAGCGCCTGCACACACTGGCCGAAGCAGCCTTGAATGCAGGCTTTTCGGTGGTGATCGACGCCACCTATCTCAAGCAGGAGCAGCGCCAGGCTGCCTGGCAAGTTGCCGAGGCCACCGGCGTACCTTTCCTGATCATCGACTGCGAAGCGGCAGATGCGGTGATCGAGCAGTGGCTCGCCCAGCGACAAGCCGAGGGCAGCGACCCATCCGATGCCACCATGGAGGTGGTCAAGGCTCAGCAGGCTTCACGCGAGCCTCTGAGCGAGAGCGAGCGCCTGCTCAGCCGACGTCTCGATACTGCCGATGCTTCCAGTCTGGACAGTCTGCTGGCCGCCATTCGTCAACGCCTACCCGGGCTCTGA
- the mrcB gene encoding penicillin-binding protein 1B: MTKARSSRSRSKRRPRGSKPWFGWLLKLFLVALVIFAGVAVYLDAVVQEKFSGKRWTIPATVFARPLELFVGQKLDKEDFLMELDALGYRRERTVDGPGVISVAGNTVEMHTRGFQFYEGVEESQRIRVRFSGDFVAGLTRANNAELPVARLEPLVIGGLYPAHNEDRILIKLEQAPPYLVETLVAVEDREFFDHFGVSPKSIARAAWVNLSAGGVRQGGSTLTQQLVKNFYLSNERSLTRKATEALMAVLLELHYDKNEILEAYLNEVFLGQDGRRAIHGFGLASQYFFGRPLRELQVQHVALLVGMVKGPTYYNPRRHPERTLERRNLILDLLVEQQVLDAEAAAAAKQKPLGVTPRGSLADSSYPAFLDLVKRQLREEYRDEDLTEEGLRIFTSFDPILQVKAEKAMTETLKRLGKAAEGVEGAMLVTNPETGELQAMLGGRQPGFAGFNRALDASRPIGSLIKPAIYLAALEKPSQYTLTSLLEDEPFSVKGADGQVWRPQNYGRNSHGSVYLYQALANSYNLSTARLGLDLGVPHVLKTLERLGASPQWPAYPSMLLGAGGLRLIEVADMYQTLANGGFNTPLRGIRSVVAADGEPLSRYPFKIQQRFDAGAIYLTQYAMQRAMLEGTGRSVYNHVPRSLTLAGKTGTTNDSRDSWFAGFSQDLLAVVWLGRDDNGKTSLTGATGALQVWADFMRRADPLPLQMAMPENVVMAWIDAETGQGSAENCPGAVQMPYIRGSEPTPGPGCGVPAPGESVMDWVRGWLR; this comes from the coding sequence ATGACTAAAGCACGCTCTTCTCGCTCCCGTTCAAAACGCCGGCCCAGAGGCTCCAAGCCCTGGTTTGGCTGGCTCCTGAAGCTATTTCTAGTGGCATTGGTGATCTTCGCCGGCGTCGCTGTTTATCTGGATGCAGTGGTTCAGGAAAAGTTTTCCGGCAAGCGCTGGACCATTCCGGCGACGGTTTTTGCCAGGCCGCTTGAGCTCTTCGTCGGGCAGAAGCTCGACAAGGAAGATTTCCTGATGGAGCTCGACGCGCTGGGTTATCGGCGTGAGCGCACTGTCGATGGGCCGGGGGTGATTTCGGTTGCCGGCAACACCGTCGAGATGCATACGCGTGGGTTCCAGTTCTATGAGGGGGTCGAGGAGTCACAGCGTATTCGCGTGCGTTTTTCGGGCGACTTCGTGGCAGGCCTTACCCGTGCCAATAACGCCGAACTGCCGGTAGCGCGGCTCGAGCCTCTGGTGATTGGTGGACTCTATCCGGCGCATAACGAAGATCGCATCCTGATCAAGCTGGAGCAGGCGCCGCCTTACCTGGTAGAGACTCTGGTAGCGGTCGAGGATCGTGAGTTCTTCGATCATTTTGGTGTTTCGCCCAAGTCCATTGCTCGTGCCGCCTGGGTCAACCTGAGTGCAGGTGGCGTGCGGCAAGGCGGTAGTACCCTGACTCAGCAGCTGGTCAAGAACTTCTATCTGAGCAATGAGCGCAGCCTCACTCGTAAGGCCACCGAGGCGCTGATGGCGGTCTTGCTCGAGTTGCACTACGACAAAAACGAAATTCTCGAGGCCTACCTCAACGAGGTGTTTCTTGGCCAGGATGGTCGACGCGCGATCCATGGTTTCGGCCTGGCCAGCCAGTATTTCTTCGGTCGTCCGCTGCGTGAACTGCAGGTCCAGCATGTCGCGCTGCTAGTTGGAATGGTCAAGGGGCCGACCTACTACAACCCGCGTCGCCATCCGGAGCGGACACTGGAGCGCCGCAACCTGATACTTGATCTTCTGGTCGAGCAGCAGGTTCTTGATGCCGAGGCAGCAGCTGCGGCCAAGCAGAAACCACTAGGTGTGACACCGCGCGGCAGCCTGGCCGACAGCTCTTATCCGGCGTTTCTCGATCTGGTCAAACGCCAGTTGCGCGAGGAATACCGCGACGAGGATCTGACCGAAGAAGGCCTGCGCATCTTCACCAGCTTCGATCCGATCCTGCAGGTTAAGGCCGAGAAGGCCATGACCGAAACGCTCAAGCGCCTCGGCAAGGCTGCCGAGGGCGTGGAAGGGGCGATGCTGGTGACCAATCCGGAAACCGGCGAGTTGCAGGCGATGCTGGGCGGTCGCCAGCCAGGATTTGCCGGCTTCAACCGGGCACTGGATGCGTCGCGACCCATCGGCTCGCTGATCAAGCCGGCGATCTATCTGGCGGCGCTGGAAAAGCCCAGCCAGTACACCCTCACCAGTTTGCTGGAAGATGAGCCGTTTTCGGTCAAGGGAGCCGATGGTCAGGTATGGCGTCCGCAGAACTATGGCCGCAACTCCCATGGCTCGGTTTACCTCTATCAGGCGCTGGCCAACTCCTACAACTTGTCTACGGCACGGTTGGGCCTGGATCTGGGTGTGCCACATGTGCTCAAGACGCTGGAGCGGCTGGGTGCTTCGCCGCAATGGCCGGCTTATCCCTCGATGCTGCTGGGGGCGGGCGGTTTGCGCCTGATCGAGGTGGCGGACATGTACCAGACACTTGCCAACGGCGGTTTCAACACACCGTTGCGAGGCATCCGCAGTGTCGTTGCGGCCGATGGTGAGCCGCTAAGCCGCTACCCGTTCAAGATCCAACAGCGTTTCGATGCCGGGGCGATCTATCTGACTCAGTACGCCATGCAGCGTGCCATGCTTGAGGGTACCGGGCGCTCGGTCTACAACCATGTGCCAAGGTCGCTGACGCTGGCGGGCAAGACTGGCACCACCAACGATTCTCGTGACAGCTGGTTTGCCGGCTTCAGTCAGGATCTGCTGGCGGTGGTCTGGCTGGGGCGTGACGACAACGGCAAGACATCGCTGACAGGTGCCACTGGTGCCCTGCAGGTCTGGGCTGACTTCATGCGCCGTGCCGATCCGCTGCCGTTGCAAATGGCCATGCCGGAAAACGTCGTCATGGCCTGGATCGATGCCGAGACCGGACAGGGGTCGGCGGAGAATTGTCCTGGCGCGGTGCAGATGCCCTATATTCGCGGCAGTGAGCCGACCCCGGGACCAGGCTGCGGTGTTCCAGCACCTGGCGAATCGGTGATGGATTGGGTGCGCGGGTGGTTACGCTGA
- a CDS encoding tetratricopeptide repeat protein has protein sequence MVVLAAAALAQGCATVNRGAIPVVDAGAPVSEEVAARQGYRTGSAPAPVQGVQAGAEDPGVMVMVPQQNSAPLQTFAAPDATFSGSVDPAPGASEPWTPPPVPQAPVQSQPMPSGIPSGGGLSADERLDGPVLALLTTAQQLQGGGDLDGAASSLERAQRIAPREPQVLYRLAEVRLAQGDAVQAEQLARRGLSYAGDRPALQASLWELIAQARERQGNAAGAAQARERAKVSL, from the coding sequence ATGGTTGTTCTGGCGGCCGCGGCGCTGGCGCAGGGCTGTGCGACGGTCAATCGAGGTGCGATTCCCGTGGTCGATGCCGGCGCGCCGGTATCTGAAGAGGTCGCTGCGCGGCAGGGCTATCGCACCGGCAGCGCCCCTGCTCCTGTCCAGGGAGTGCAGGCTGGTGCGGAGGACCCTGGCGTGATGGTCATGGTGCCGCAGCAGAACTCGGCCCCGCTGCAGACATTTGCCGCCCCGGATGCCACTTTCAGCGGTTCAGTCGACCCTGCGCCCGGTGCGTCCGAGCCATGGACACCGCCGCCCGTACCTCAGGCGCCGGTGCAGAGTCAGCCAATGCCCAGCGGCATACCCTCGGGTGGCGGCCTGTCTGCTGATGAGCGGCTCGACGGTCCGGTACTGGCGCTATTGACTACTGCGCAGCAGCTGCAAGGTGGGGGTGATCTCGATGGCGCCGCATCCAGTCTCGAGCGCGCCCAGCGTATTGCGCCGCGCGAGCCGCAAGTGCTCTATCGCCTAGCCGAAGTACGCCTGGCCCAGGGCGATGCTGTCCAGGCCGAGCAGCTTGCCCGCCGCGGGCTGAGCTACGCCGGTGATCGCCCCGCGCTGCAGGCGAGCCTCTGGGAACTGATCGCCCAGGCGCGTGAGCGCCAGGGTAATGCCGCCGGGGCTGCGCAGGCCCGCGAGCGTGCCAAGGTTTCGCTGTAA
- a CDS encoding YqcC family protein → MDSRAPELAEQLLLIERELRALGAWQTLPPSPQALASREPFCVDTLTFEQWLQWIFLPRMKTILEAGTALPAASGILAMAEVVYRDSPSQVAGLLEALKRFDLLISLGEG, encoded by the coding sequence ATGGATAGTCGCGCTCCTGAGCTGGCCGAGCAGCTTCTGCTGATCGAGCGCGAGCTGCGTGCACTGGGGGCTTGGCAAACCCTGCCACCTAGTCCTCAGGCGCTTGCCAGCCGCGAACCCTTCTGTGTGGATACGCTGACGTTCGAGCAGTGGTTGCAGTGGATCTTCCTGCCGCGCATGAAGACGATCCTCGAAGCAGGCACGGCACTACCGGCCGCTTCGGGCATTCTGGCGATGGCGGAAGTGGTCTATCGAGATTCGCCGTCACAGGTTGCCGGCTTGCTGGAGGCCTTAAAGAGGTTCGATCTGCTGATCAGTCTCGGCGAGGGCTGA
- a CDS encoding DUF4124 domain-containing protein, which translates to MRSTILASGLLFALSSSVMAGQIYKWVDAQGITHFGAQPPQGQTVETLNTAAPPPRQSAAAPVEAETTGEPEQQDIERQVKKQVAEENARRQQYCTTLRTNLAQLQNNPRVRVEEQGEVRRLDEEERQARILETRQKIAETCD; encoded by the coding sequence ATGCGTTCGACTATTCTCGCCAGCGGCTTGCTGTTCGCGCTGAGCAGCAGTGTGATGGCCGGCCAGATCTACAAATGGGTTGACGCCCAGGGCATCACGCACTTCGGCGCGCAGCCGCCTCAGGGCCAGACGGTGGAAACCCTCAACACCGCAGCGCCGCCGCCCAGGCAATCCGCAGCAGCACCTGTCGAGGCCGAAACCACAGGTGAGCCCGAGCAGCAGGACATCGAGCGCCAGGTCAAGAAACAGGTCGCCGAAGAGAACGCCCGCCGCCAACAGTACTGCACGACACTACGCACCAACCTGGCGCAACTGCAGAACAACCCGCGAGTACGCGTAGAAGAACAAGGAGAGGTCCGGCGCCTCGACGAAGAAGAGCGTCAGGCGCGTATCCTGGAAACCCGGCAGAAAATCGCGGAAACCTGCGACTAG
- a CDS encoding acetolactate synthase 3 large subunit, which translates to MELLSGAEMVVRFLRDEGVKYIYGYPGGAVLHIYDALFKEKSIEHILVRHEQAATHMADGYARATGKAGVVLVTSGPGATNAITGIATAFMDSIPMVVISGQVPSNMVGTDAFQETDMIGISRPIVKHSFMIKHPSEIPEVMKKAFYLAESGRPGPVVIDIPKDMTNPAEKYEYVYPKKAKLRSYGPAVRGHSGQIRKAAELLLAAKRPIIYSGGGVIMGNASAQLTELAKMLNLPVTNTLMGLGAFPGSDRQFVGMLGMHGSYTANLAMHHSDVILAVGARFDDRVINGAAKFCPNAKIIHIDIDPASISKTIKADIPIVGPVDSVLAEMVAIVKEIGQAPNAETVASWWKQIDEWRGTRGLFPYDKGDGSIIKPQAAIEVLCEVTKGEAYVASDVGQHQMFACQYYKFDKPNRWLNSGGLGTMGFGLPAAMGVKLNFPEADVAVVTGEGSIQMNIQELSTCLQYDLPVKIVNLNNGALGMVRQWQDMVYNSRYSHSYMESLPDFVKLAEAYGHVGMRITDMKDLKPMMEEAFAMKDRLVFLDIAVDTSEHVYPMQIRDGAMRDMWLSKTERT; encoded by the coding sequence GTGGAATTATTATCCGGCGCTGAAATGGTCGTCCGCTTCCTGCGTGACGAAGGCGTTAAGTACATCTACGGCTATCCGGGTGGTGCCGTTCTGCATATCTACGATGCGCTTTTCAAGGAAAAGTCCATCGAGCACATCCTGGTTCGCCACGAGCAGGCCGCTACCCACATGGCCGATGGCTATGCGCGCGCGACCGGCAAGGCCGGCGTGGTGCTGGTGACCTCCGGCCCTGGTGCAACCAACGCCATCACTGGTATCGCCACAGCCTTCATGGACTCGATCCCGATGGTGGTCATCTCCGGCCAGGTACCGAGCAACATGGTCGGCACCGATGCCTTCCAGGAGACCGACATGATCGGCATCTCCCGGCCTATCGTGAAGCACAGCTTCATGATCAAGCATCCTTCGGAAATCCCCGAAGTGATGAAGAAGGCGTTCTACCTTGCCGAATCCGGTCGTCCAGGCCCGGTTGTCATCGATATCCCGAAGGATATGACCAACCCGGCCGAGAAATACGAATACGTCTACCCGAAAAAGGCCAAGCTGCGCTCCTACGGCCCGGCCGTGCGTGGCCACTCCGGCCAGATCCGCAAGGCGGCAGAGCTGTTGCTCGCGGCCAAGCGTCCGATCATCTATTCCGGTGGCGGCGTGATCATGGGCAACGCCTCCGCTCAGCTCACCGAGCTGGCGAAAATGCTCAACCTGCCGGTAACCAATACGCTGATGGGCCTGGGTGCGTTCCCCGGCAGCGACCGTCAGTTCGTCGGCATGCTCGGCATGCACGGCAGTTACACCGCCAACCTGGCCATGCACCATTCCGACGTGATTCTGGCAGTCGGTGCGCGCTTCGATGACCGGGTGATCAACGGCGCGGCGAAGTTCTGCCCGAACGCCAAGATCATTCATATCGACATCGACCCAGCCTCCATCTCCAAGACGATCAAGGCCGACATCCCGATCGTTGGCCCGGTGGACAGCGTACTGGCCGAGATGGTTGCCATCGTCAAGGAAATCGGCCAGGCACCGAACGCCGAGACGGTTGCCAGCTGGTGGAAACAGATCGACGAGTGGCGTGGCACCCGCGGCCTGTTCCCTTATGACAAGGGTGACGGCAGCATCATCAAGCCGCAGGCCGCCATCGAAGTTCTTTGCGAGGTGACCAAGGGCGAGGCCTACGTGGCGTCCGACGTTGGTCAGCACCAGATGTTTGCCTGCCAGTACTACAAGTTCGACAAGCCCAACCGCTGGCTCAACTCGGGCGGCCTGGGCACCATGGGCTTCGGTCTGCCGGCCGCCATGGGCGTGAAGCTGAACTTCCCCGAGGCCGATGTCGCAGTGGTGACAGGCGAGGGCAGCATCCAGATGAACATCCAGGAGCTGTCGACCTGCCTGCAGTACGACCTGCCGGTGAAGATCGTCAACCTCAACAACGGTGCGCTGGGCATGGTCCGCCAGTGGCAGGACATGGTCTACAACAGCCGCTACTCGCACTCCTACATGGAGTCGCTGCCTGACTTCGTCAAACTGGCCGAGGCCTACGGTCACGTCGGCATGCGCATCACCGACATGAAAGACCTCAAGCCGATGATGGAAGAGGCCTTCGCCATGAAGGATCGCCTGGTGTTCCTAGACATTGCGGTGGATACCAGCGAACACGTCTACCCGATGCAGATTCGGGACGGCGCTATGCGCGATATGTGGCTGAGCAAGACGGAGCGTACCTGA
- the ilvN gene encoding acetolactate synthase small subunit: MRHIISLLMENEPGALSRVVGLFSQRNYNIESLTVAPTEDPTLSRLTLTTVGHEEVIEQITKNLNKLIEVVKLVDLSESAHIERELMLIKVKATGAQRAEVKRTTDIFRGQIVDVTTNVYTIQLAGTTDKLDSFIQAVGTASILEVVRSGVTGISRGDKVLSI; encoded by the coding sequence ATGAGACACATCATTTCCCTGTTGATGGAAAACGAACCAGGCGCCCTGTCTCGTGTGGTTGGGCTGTTCTCCCAGCGCAACTACAACATCGAGAGCCTCACTGTTGCGCCCACCGAGGATCCGACGCTGTCGCGCCTGACACTTACCACGGTAGGTCATGAGGAGGTGATCGAGCAGATCACCAAGAACCTCAACAAGCTGATCGAAGTGGTCAAGCTGGTGGATCTGTCGGAGAGCGCGCACATCGAGCGCGAACTGATGCTGATCAAGGTGAAGGCCACCGGCGCCCAGCGTGCCGAGGTCAAGCGCACCACCGATATCTTCCGTGGGCAGATCGTTGACGTCACCACCAACGTCTACACCATCCAGCTGGCCGGCACGACCGACAAGCTGGACAGTTTCATCCAGGCTGTCGGTACAGCATCGATCCTGGAAGTCGTGCGCAGCGGTGTCACCGGGATTTCCCGTGGCGACAAAGTGCTGAGCATCTAA
- the ilvC gene encoding ketol-acid reductoisomerase, which translates to MKVFYDKDCDLSIIQGKKVAIIGYGSQGHAHACNLKDSGVDVTVGLRAGSSSIAKAQNHGLKVAEVAEAVAQADVVMVLTPDEFQGKLYREELEPNLKQGATLAFAHGFSIHYNQVVPRADLDVIMIAPKAPGHTVRSEFVKGGGIPDLIAVYQDASGNAKNVALSYASGVGGGRTGIIETTFKDETETDLFGEQAVLCGGTVELVKAGFETLVEAGYAPEMAYFECLHELKLIVDLMFEGGIANMNYSISNNAEYGEYVTGPEIINEQSRQAMRNALKRIQDGEYAKMFISEGATNYPSMTAYRRNNAAHGIEVVGEKLRAMMPWIAANKIVDKTKN; encoded by the coding sequence ATGAAAGTTTTCTACGACAAAGATTGTGATCTTTCCATCATCCAGGGTAAGAAGGTCGCAATCATCGGCTACGGCTCCCAGGGTCACGCACATGCCTGCAACCTGAAGGATTCCGGCGTTGACGTTACTGTTGGTCTGCGTGCCGGTTCTTCTTCCATCGCCAAGGCACAGAACCATGGCCTGAAGGTCGCCGAAGTAGCCGAAGCCGTCGCCCAGGCCGATGTCGTCATGGTGCTGACCCCGGACGAGTTCCAGGGCAAGCTGTACCGCGAAGAGCTGGAGCCGAACCTGAAGCAGGGCGCTACCCTGGCCTTCGCCCACGGTTTCTCCATCCATTACAACCAGGTCGTTCCCCGCGCCGACCTCGACGTGATCATGATCGCACCGAAGGCGCCGGGTCATACCGTGCGCTCCGAGTTCGTCAAGGGCGGCGGTATCCCTGACCTGATCGCTGTCTATCAGGATGCTTCCGGCAACGCCAAGAACGTTGCGCTGTCCTACGCCTCCGGCGTGGGCGGCGGTCGTACCGGTATCATTGAAACTACCTTCAAGGACGAGACCGAAACCGACCTGTTCGGTGAGCAGGCCGTTCTCTGCGGTGGTACCGTCGAGCTGGTCAAGGCTGGTTTCGAAACCCTGGTTGAAGCCGGATATGCACCGGAAATGGCCTACTTCGAGTGCCTGCACGAGCTGAAGCTGATCGTCGACCTGATGTTCGAAGGCGGCATCGCCAACATGAACTACTCGATCTCCAACAACGCCGAGTACGGTGAGTACGTAACTGGCCCGGAGATCATCAACGAGCAGTCCCGTCAGGCCATGCGCAACGCTCTCAAGCGCATCCAGGATGGCGAGTACGCGAAGATGTTCATCAGCGAAGGCGCTACCAACTATCCGTCCATGACAGCCTACCGTCGTAACAACGCTGCCCATGGCATCGAAGTAGTTGGCGAGAAGCTGCGTGCGATGATGCCGTGGATCGCTGCCAACAAGATCGTCGACAAGACCAAGAACTGA
- the pssA gene encoding CDP-diacylglycerol--serine O-phosphatidyltransferase, with translation MSEHEESNKPVAPESLLPIDEHVEEVQDSEGRKVRHRGIYLLPNLFTTANLFAGFFCIITAINGNFYVAAATVFVAMVLDSLDGRVARLTNTQSAFGAEYDSLSDMVAFGLAPAILAYEWALSELGNVGLTVAFIYVACAALRLARFNTQIGKVDKRWFIGLASPAAAGVVAGSVWAVWVLDEVGVKGVDLPLALVMLFALLVAAAGLLMVSNIKYYSFKDLDLKGRVPFVAILVVVLVFAVVFSDPPRVLLLIFLAYAASGPVQFLMRRNKSVDS, from the coding sequence ATGAGTGAGCATGAAGAGTCGAACAAGCCAGTCGCGCCGGAAAGTCTTCTGCCGATCGACGAGCATGTCGAAGAGGTGCAGGACTCCGAGGGCCGCAAGGTTCGGCATCGGGGGATTTATCTGCTCCCAAACCTGTTCACGACTGCCAACCTGTTCGCCGGCTTCTTCTGCATCATTACCGCAATAAATGGCAATTTCTATGTCGCTGCGGCAACCGTTTTCGTGGCGATGGTGCTTGATAGCCTTGATGGTCGGGTGGCGCGTCTGACCAATACTCAGAGTGCCTTCGGCGCTGAATATGACTCGCTTTCCGATATGGTGGCCTTCGGTCTGGCGCCGGCAATCCTGGCTTATGAGTGGGCGTTGTCGGAGTTGGGTAACGTCGGTCTGACAGTGGCCTTTATCTATGTCGCATGCGCCGCATTGCGCCTGGCTCGTTTCAACACTCAGATAGGTAAAGTGGACAAACGCTGGTTTATCGGTCTTGCCAGCCCGGCGGCTGCCGGCGTCGTGGCCGGCTCGGTATGGGCTGTCTGGGTGCTCGATGAGGTTGGCGTCAAGGGCGTAGATCTGCCGCTGGCGCTGGTCATGCTGTTTGCGCTGCTGGTGGCTGCCGCCGGTCTGCTGATGGTCAGCAACATCAAGTATTACAGCTTCAAGGATCTCGACCTCAAGGGGCGTGTGCCATTCGTGGCCATCCTTGTTGTGGTGCTGGTCTTTGCAGTGGTCTTCAGTGATCCGCCGCGAGTGCTACTGTTAATCTTCCTGGCTTATGCGGCCTCCGGTCCGGTGCAGTTCCTGATGCGGCGGAACAAAAGCGTCGACAGCTGA